In Streptomyces venezuelae, the sequence ACCCGCTCCGCGGAGGCACCGCCGGACTCGCCCCCCGACGCGCCGGAGGCGAGCGGCCACTCGTGCCCGCACTCGGGGCAGACGAGGAGCGCTCCCATCTCGTAGGCGTACGGGCCCGCGCATTCGGGGCAGGGAGGCAGGGGGTTCTCAGTCACCCCGACAGTATATTTCAGCGCCGTCGTCGCAGGTCGGCGCGCGATCCAGGCCCCGCAGGCCCCGGACGAGCAGCGCCAGCCCTCGCCCGGCGGTCATGACCTCCGTCGGGTCGCGTGCAGGCTGCCGAGCAGGGCGAGGCCCCGGGCGCTCGGGCTTCCCGGTTCGGCGTGGTAGATCACCAGTTGCTGGCCCGGTGCCCCGAGAACGGCGAAGGACTGGAAGCCGAGCAGGAGCGGTCCGACGTCGGGGTGGTCGAGCTCCTTGGTGTCGTGGGTCTTGCCGCGGACGGTGTGAGCGGCCCAGAGCTCTGTGAACTCCGCGCTCTTGTGGCCGAGTTCACGGATCAGGGCACTCAGGCGCGGATAGTGCGGTTCGAGGCCCGCGGCGTGGCGCAGGCCGGCCACCACCGCCTCGGCCGCGCGGTCCCAGCGGACGAAGAACGGCCGGGCGGCGGGGTCGAGGAACGTCATGCGCGCGAGGTTGTCCCGCCGCGCGAACGGGGAGAACAGCGCGTCGGCCAGCGCGTTGGCCGCCAGCACGTCCGTGGCGGGATTCAGGACGAACGCCGGGGTGCCCGTGTACCCGTCCAGCAGCTGGCGCAGGGGCGCGCCGATCGACTCCCTCGGCTGCGGCCGGTCACCGTCCGGTGCGGTGCCCGCCAGCCGGAAGAGGTGCTCCCGTGCCTGTTCGTCCAGACGCAGGGCGCCGCTGATCGCGTCGAGGATCTGCGGGGAGGGGCCGCGTTCGCGTCCCTGTTCCAGCCGTGCGTAGTAGTCGCTGTTCATGCCGGCCAGGACCGCGACCTCCTCGCGGCGCAGCCCTGTCACGCGACGGCGTCCGTAGGAGGCGAGTCCCACGTCGTCCGGCCGCAGGCGTGCGCGCCGGGCGCGCAGGAAGTCTCCGAGATCGCTGCTGGTCACGGCTTCAGCCTAGAGCGGGCCGGTGCTCGGGTGCCTGGGTGCGCCGCACCCAGGCACCCGATCCGGCCGGAGGGGCGGCGGCTCACCCGGCTTGGCTGAACTGCTGTTCTTAATTGGCGCGTTCCCGCTCATTCCGACGGCCGATCAGTCCG encodes:
- a CDS encoding helix-turn-helix transcriptional regulator, with protein sequence MTSSDLGDFLRARRARLRPDDVGLASYGRRRVTGLRREEVAVLAGMNSDYYARLEQGRERGPSPQILDAISGALRLDEQAREHLFRLAGTAPDGDRPQPRESIGAPLRQLLDGYTGTPAFVLNPATDVLAANALADALFSPFARRDNLARMTFLDPAARPFFVRWDRAAEAVVAGLRHAAGLEPHYPRLSALIRELGHKSAEFTELWAAHTVRGKTHDTKELDHPDVGPLLLGFQSFAVLGAPGQQLVIYHAEPGSPSARGLALLGSLHATRRRS